gaattgggTTCGGATGTCCAAGTGAGATTGACccaatttgatttaataaaataaaaaataaagaaaatagtttttgggaATCGACCCAAAATTactcatataatatatatatatatatatggcattAATGATTTGGGTAGAGAATTGAAGGAGGAAAACACATAATGGGGTAGTGTTTTTAGGTGCATGCCACGTTTCATCTACATGATTGGGAGTAAAGCAGAGGTATGGTCCTCCGAAAATGGACAAAATTGTGGTTATGGAGTCttaaaaaatgtacaagtgaaTTAGAGTGAGGTGAGACCCAAAACACATCATCTCTAAGTCCCACCTCTTCAGGTTGTTTTGTGGggaatatgaatgaaaattatgaTGGGAAACCAATGTGAAATAAGGAGAATTAAAAATCCCTATGAGACTAGGATTTAGTTTCCATGGTAAGGAAATTTTCGTTATAAGAAatgatttaaacaaattaataaaccggaatgaaattgatttctcatttttattctctattttaacatttctaacataATCCCTATTTCATGGCCATACATCTTTCCGGCCAAGGAATGAGAAATCTTTCTCCTGTTACAtgaatccaatttttatttcatcCGGGAAAAACCATCTTTTTCTCAACAATGTTTTTGTCATTTGATCCAATAGCCTTGCGTTAGATAGaaacaaatttgataaatacTGATAACTCTCGGATGGAGTGTTAGATCGGAATGATCCATTAGATAATGAACTATTGGTTCTAAGCCATCTCTGACAATGAATCAACAATTCGAAGTGTTTTTCTTGCATATTCTTGATAAACCAGCATTTATATATAGATGTAGGAGGATCTGTTTGGGAAGTAAGAAACCCTTTAAAGTTTTGATCAAAttagttaaataataaaaaatgttatttgacaTTGTATTCACATATTAATTATCGCTTTTATATAACACTAAGTTCATGTTTGGTATGCAACAGTGAAGTGAAGGATGAAAATGggtatttcatttatttttattttttggttggtTTCAAGTTTGGATACATGATAATAGAATAAAGAATTATTCAAATGGAAATGAATCGTTAATTAtaattgagatttcaattaagtgtaatttattttagaaaatgttttaaaaactcaaaaacaaaaacttgtttggatgatattttttaaaaaataattttttattttgattttataaaaaaaattacaaattcaatttatataatataaatcaattttaattgaaatctaattaaaactaattttatatgtacattaaattaaaaataaatagtttttaataagatataaatagtaatattataataaaattttaagattttttatattgatattgaGTAGTGGAGAAAAAATGAAACACGAAAGGGATTGCgttcttatttctttatattttttaaaaattgatgaaaacaacttctacttattttctaaaaactattatttattttcactttattattaaaaattatatttatttattttttattcttattttcattattacttACATTGAAATTGAAACattcaaacataaaaattggaaccatcaaattcattcatattcaaggagaaataaaaattgaaataaaatatttgttcttATTTCTCGTTTTCATGTACCAAACATGACTTAAGTGTTAGGTGATtgatgcatatttttttttttttaaaattaatcttgTAAAACACAATATCATAGAAATCACACTTGAAAAAGATGAACAATTAGATAAAATAAAGTTCATTATAATGAACTTGATTGCCAAAGACAAGAATCAATCAATAGTATTATGAATCAATTGTAATCTTTGTTTCTCATTCTAACAATTGAGCTATAAATCTAATTGCAATATTCATCTCAATCTCATGTATGATCAATCAAAATGAATTATTCAATATTCAAGTGGTGATCAAGTATCACTAGAACCAAACTAAGCACCGATAGTCTCTTAATCAAAAGAAACaactaagaaaatattaaaaatcacaatttaaACAAGAAAAGTGAAGACTTAAGGCAAACAGTTCCTTAGATGGATTTTCAATTCTATGATCACACACCTATTGTATGAACATGGGTCCAagttaaaatgatcaaatttcCAAATATGTTTTGATCTCAGTTGAAGTAAAAATGACTACATTTACACATGTTTGCTAGGATGGAGTAAGTCCCAAGTCCCCATTTTCACATGAAGTTAAGATGCAAAACTAGAGGTAGCAGAGGGCAATAATACATGGTCTAATCCATGTTAAGTGAGAGGGTATGTGTAAAATCATTTTAGAAGTTCCTTTTTTGTGTTAGGATCCTATTTGAGACGTGTATATGAATTTGTAATGCTATAAtgcaaaatatttcatatttggtttcggGAAAGgattaagaaaaaggaaaaaaacattgaaaaaatgactttctattatttatttattataaaaaatggtaaagaaaataaaatataattaaaattaattaaaaagaacaaaaaaataataataaagaattgAAAGAGTAAGAACCTCTTTGACAACCgtctttaaaaacatttttatattttttttgttcttaataatagaaaacatcttttaattattttcacttattttttaggattattttaaaaaaataattaaaaataaaatattagaaatcaaaaataatttttaaaatatatttaaaaatattaaaatcaagttaaaaatattttaggttttcaaataaatttttattttacaaaacattaataaaaattttaaaaacatattcttaaaaattatttttaaaaactgttttaaaacagttatcaaatatgcactaattttttttttttttttacatttttaagcttattattattattattattattatttatataaatgttaaataatttaaaaatatttaaaatttgaactaattttaatgatatatatatatatatattaaaaataaataagaggagaaaataaaaaagaaagagaaaaagaaagagatagaAGTACGAGGGAAAGTGTCCAGGGGGAAAAAAACAAGTGAACCCCAACCACACTGCCAAGCGCATAATATGACAAAACAGTACCCGcctacattttctatttttcttattacaGAAAGGGAAAGGGGGTAAAAATGTCACTTCACCTTGGAACGGACTCCGTTTGTCCTCACGCGCCTTGGCGTCGGCCGCAAGCTCGCACTCCTTTGTCCCCCCACTTCCTCCGTTTTCCTTTGTCTCCATCTTCCCacttttattttcccttttttattttaaaaataatttcgcAGAAAATcatttcctatttctttttaattaatttatttttatttatataaaaagggtCCCACCTAACAGTTTCTTTCGGCCGCTCACTTTGTCGTCTCTCTCGTCTCCGTTCACCCTAGTCGTTCTTTAGCATTTGTCTCTATTCTCCTGCTATCTTGCGCCTCCCCTCTTATCCTCCACACCTCCCCCTCTCTCTCCTCTGTTTTATTGCAGGCAGATTAATAGAGATTTTTTAATCTCGGAGACACACTCTCAGagattagggttttgttttctgTTGTTATTCTgatcctccttttttttttttttttttttccttttccgtttttatttttattttatttttaattttgtttgttgGGTGGGTTAAATAAGTGTGGCtcctagagagagagagagagtggagattttttgtttgattgtgTGGTGCTGTGTTGGGTTGTGGTTTTGGTTTGGAATTGTGGTGATGAGTCGTGAGGTGGGTAATTGTGGGAAGATCTCTGttgggttttagggtttttggtTCTATTGAATCTTGGAGGGCCTAAAGGCCAGGTTCATGGCCGGGAGTAATGAAGTCAACCTCAGTGAGTCCAAggtatattgatttttagtttgtGTGTTTGTGTTGGTTTGGCGCAAGCCTGTTGTTTGGTGATCAAGTTCGCATTTTTTTGTTgtgggttggttgaattttgggTATTGGGATtgtgattctttttttttccttgaaactcGAATTTTTGGCTGGATTGAGGTTAGGTTGAGCAGCTTTGTTGGGGGATTTGGTtcgatttgaaaattaaatgatGGGTTGGTTTAGTTTGTTGGTTTTCCGAGTTTTGgcgattttgattttgataagTTGAAACTTAGTTGATTTTAGCTTGGTTTTAGGCCAGGTTCTGTTTGGGGTTTTGATACCAGATATGGATTTGTTGATGGGTTTGTTTTGCCCTTTTTGGTTCTTTGAATATGTGGCCTTCGCGGTCCTTATTTTTGTTCCtaaaagttgaaatttttgttGCGTATGGTTTAATCAGTTTTGTTTGGGGATTTTGATCGGATTCTGAAGATCAAATTTGGACTTGCTGATGGGTTTGTTCTATCCTGTctgtattttgaattttgggttttgggattgtgattttctcattgaaaaGTTGAATTAGCTGATTTTCGTACGGGTTTTGAGTTCCTTTGGAattttgatatgatatgatttgaaggctttgatggttttttttggggttttatATGCTGAATTTTCTTGTATATGAGCATGTCCTTATCGATTTTGTTATTTTGTCCAAGTGGTTTCTTTCGTATTTGCGTGGTTTCTGGGGCTTCTCTGTTCAtgtcttcatttattttctcatcatttgtGGATTCATTTGAACCCTATATGCAGGGGAAGAAGTTTACCGCTTTTGGTCGGTATTGTGTGAGTTGAATTCTAAAATTTCTGAATTTTCTCCTGTTCTTCTATATACAGAGGGTGGTTCCACTAAATACATGGATTCTAATATCCAATTTCAAGCTGGCTTACAATCTTCTGCGCCGTCCTGATGGCACCTTCAATCGCCACTTGGCTGAGTTCCTTGACAGGAAAGTCCCTGCCAATGCAAACCCAGTTGAGGGGGTGTTCTCTTTTGATGTCATCATCGACCGGAGCACAAGTCTCCTTAGCCGAATCTACCGACCGGCCACAGGAGAAGAAGCTCTCCCCAGCATCATGGAGCTTGAAAAGCCGGTGACGGGTGATATTGTTCCTGTCATACTTTTCTTCCACGGTGGGAGCTTTGCACATTCCTCTGCTAATAGTGCAATATATGACACACTTTGCCGGCGCCTTGTTGGCATATGCAAGGCTGTTGTTGTGTCTGTGAATTATCGGCGAGCACCTGAAAGCCCATACCCTTGTGCCTATGATGATGGCTGGGCTGCTCTTAAGTGGGTTAACTCGAGGCCATGGCTTAAAAGTGAGGAGGACTCAAAAGTTCATATATACATGGTTGGGGATAGCTCTGGGGGCAACATTGTTCACAATGTTGCTTTGAAGGCAGTAGAATCCGGAATTGAAGTATTGGGAAATATACTACTGAACCCAATGTTTGGTGGACAAGAGAGAACTGAATCAGAAAAGCGTTTAGATGGAAAATATTTTGTCACTATCCAAGACCGGGACTGGTACTGGAGAGCTTTTCTCCCTGAAGGGGAAGATAGGGACCATGCGGCCTGTAACCCTTTTGGTCCCAATGGTAAAAGCCTTGTAGGAATGAAATTCCCCAAGAGTCTTGTTGTGGTTGCTGGGTTGGATCTTGTTCAGGATTGGCAATTGGCTTATGTTGAAGGGCTTAAGAAAGCTGGTCAAGAGGTGAAACATCTATACCTGGACAAGGCAACAATCGGCTTCTACTTGTTGCCAAACAACGACCACTTCTATACTGTCATGGATGAGATAAGTGACTTTGTGAGTTCTAACTGTTAATAGACTTAACTTTACGGACAGGCAGCCATACATAACAGAAGGTTGACATTTCACTCGGGGTTATATTTCTCCTGAAGGGGTTGTTTGCAGTTGATAAGCTTGTGTAGTATTACTACTTACTGTTTTCTTGATCATTGCGATGTTAAGATTCTGCTCCCCAATGGGGTCTGGTTCTTCTTGGTATAGAGATGACTGGGCTTGGCTGTTGGGAGTAGAAGGCTTGGTTCAGCATCTAGCTGGATTAGGATCTTGTGTCTTTGGGACATCCACATCCAAGTGGCATGACTGCGGGTGTTATGGTTTGATGAAGGCTCTTGTGGCAGCATGAGCCGCCGGTTGACTAAGTTTAGCAAACCCACCAAATCTAAGATTACCCCTCTGACTTCCGGCCATAAGGAGAGGAAGACAGGCACATGCGGGTAATCGTTTGGTGGCCGATCAATTGGGGTCGGTGCCTGGCTAATGTTATATAGCTAATTTTAAGACGTGGATGAGAAACCTTCCATGATATTGTGAACCTGTATGTTTATACATATGTTCTAGAATTTATATAAAGATGTTTGCTTATCTGTTGTTCACATCTTTCCCTCTATTGCTGTTTctgcttcattttttcttttaaggaaaaacagATTCATTTTAGAAAGGCTGCTTGAAATCAGACTTACTGTGTTCTATTTGGAGGCTTACAGTCAAATATACCTGACTTTTATGTTGAATGATTCTGTAAATACTTTTTTCCAACTGCTTCTTTTTGGTTTAGAATTGCTGAGAGATTCAAATTGTTACAGAATGGACATGTTTTATGTTAATAGCTGGTTTCTAGTAATTTTTTAGTGTTAAAAGGAGTGAAGTCTGAAACTTGGAACGCTGCAAGACAGCTTAGACTTTGGAACCATTCCTTCTATAAAATGAAAGCTTTGGTGATTGATAAAATTTCCAGGATTTGTATGCTGGACCTCTTGTTTGAAGTTTGTCCTGCATTTCCTTGAATCAACTGCCTAGATATGTGTGTAGAAGTTGTCTTGTATCCCTGAAATAAGAGTGAATGGTGGATATGATCATAAGATGCACAATGATAGGAATGGCTTATGGTAGCTAGGAAAGGGAACCCTTGTGCTAGTTTGCCCAGCTTTTTGGCTGCCCATTGGCTTAACTTTCTGCATAAGTAGGCGGTCTTTGCCAAATTAAAGAGGTTTCGGTTACCACAAAAGCATTTAATTGAGATTTTAGTTCATAAATGATGTTTATGTGTCTCAACTAGTTGAGATAAGGCTTTTTTAATTGATAGATACGTGTGCAATCCATCAATTGAATTTGCCCAAAAACTTCCCAGTAAAAGCCATTAGACAATACATCTACTAACTGAATGTCCTAAACAAGTTTGAATCAAAACCCCAAAACAAAGGAGGGTGTGGTCAATATCTTGCAATGAATGATTGGAGGCAAATTCATATCTCTGCAAATTTTGCCATCTTTTGAGATTGATGTGATTCATTCTTTGTCAGATGTTGAAGATGATAAGTTGGGAGAGATTGGCAATGGAGACAAATGCAAAAATTGGCTTGTTTTGAAGGCACTTATTGGTGGTTGGAGTTTTGGATGGTATTGAGAAGGGACCACATTGAGAAGCCTCAGACAGAGCTTTGAAGCTGCTGGTATTTGCTTTCGAAGAATATTAAAATGGTAAGGAACAGCTAAGCTTTGGACAGAGACATGCAGTCCTCTTTAATTGACTTTCCATGCCCAAATTTGAATATGATAGAAACAAGAAACTGggtttgtttgatttgaaggttTATTATGTTTTGCCGTATTATTTTagttctttccttttccttgccccccctttttttttggaCCTTAATTAGCTGGTTCAAGGTCACACTGCTATGCAACATGTCCATGGAAAGTCACTGTCATCAAATGAGTTTTCCTTTGTTTATTGTTGGGCAAATCTGAACTTGGGTACAATGTCCAAGTTGGCTACCAATGGGACTTTAACATTGAGATCTGGGCTTGGGCTGGGGCCTTTGGCACCAATCCCATGTCAAAGATTGATCTGAATTTACTTCAATagcttcatttatttattcattttcaataatatttggAATAGTTGTGGTTCAAGAAAGTGAATCTACCTGAAGAAACTCATGAGTGGGGACAGAGATGCAAGTTTGAAGAAGGATtgggttttgaagaaaaaaaggggACAAAAGCAGCATTTTGAAGTCAAaacatttcattatttaaaggTCTTCCTGTCGTAAGGTTCTCCAACATATATGAATACTAAATGCATGAAAGATGGAAGTTCCCTTGTGTAATTTCAGTAACTGCAGAAGAGTCACATGGTGCCAAGTTGTTAACTTCAAAATGGTTCAAGCATCTAAATTCAAACATGAGGAGAAGCAGCACATGGTATGGATTAGATGCCTTTGAAAATGGAGGGGAGGAATCTAGTCTCATTGTTTTCAGAGGAATGAACTCTAAATGATCTATTTTCTTAACTACTAttaagggcatgtttggttgatgttttcaaaaattgttttctgttctaaaaaataaaaaaacactgaAAACTCGCTTGGCAAAggagtattaagttgttttctGTGTTCTTGGTGTTTTCAAATACCCCgatttttagagaacatctgAAACGAATGAGCTGCTCTGGTGTGGGCAATTGTTATCCATTCTGCTCTCTCTCCTCTACAGGcacctttttgtttttccttgtgATGGAGTGGGGAAGATTATCCCTATTAGGATATGAGAAAACATAGGAAATGaagcaaatcaagaaaatcCAAAACTCACCATATCTTCTTCCAAACAACCCATAACAAAAACCTCAAAATTCTCCCACCCTcaattttctcaacaaccaaacatgatgatacctaaaaaaaatattgaagaaaaaaaactggaaaaaaaaaacaagagtaataacaaaaaaacagaGTAAATCAAATAACCGATTTTTTTATGTGAGAATTTAGAAATTCTGGAAACTCCACCCTGTtgattccatttatttttatatttttccctttGCAGTTgaatttctttagattttaatGAGGAGGCTGTAGTTGTGGGACCGTGGGAGTACGTGGAGTGTTGGGAGAgaaagtagagagagagagatctttCATGGGCATGGGCATGGCATGATGGTGTTGttgaagaaatatattaaaactatCAAACAAATGGATTTTCATCTAACCTTCTTGTATATAAAATTTGGGTTGCCTTGTTGAAAGGTGTATTTCATACGGTACTACAAGTATTTCCTTTTCATACaagtattctaaaaaattatttttatcaactcaatcaaatatgttttttttcttttttttagcttttaataacaaaaattattctttggaattcaatttctaaacgtatttttatttttg
Above is a genomic segment from Vitis riparia cultivar Riparia Gloire de Montpellier isolate 1030 chromosome 14, EGFV_Vit.rip_1.0, whole genome shotgun sequence containing:
- the LOC117930263 gene encoding gibberellin receptor GID1C-like, giving the protein MAGSNEVNLSESKRVVPLNTWILISNFKLAYNLLRRPDGTFNRHLAEFLDRKVPANANPVEGVFSFDVIIDRSTSLLSRIYRPATGEEALPSIMELEKPVTGDIVPVILFFHGGSFAHSSANSAIYDTLCRRLVGICKAVVVSVNYRRAPESPYPCAYDDGWAALKWVNSRPWLKSEEDSKVHIYMVGDSSGGNIVHNVALKAVESGIEVLGNILLNPMFGGQERTESEKRLDGKYFVTIQDRDWYWRAFLPEGEDRDHAACNPFGPNGKSLVGMKFPKSLVVVAGLDLVQDWQLAYVEGLKKAGQEVKHLYLDKATIGFYLLPNNDHFYTVMDEISDFMLKMISWERLAMETNAKIGLF